A DNA window from Streptomyces parvus contains the following coding sequences:
- a CDS encoding DUF4184 family protein — protein MPFTLSHAAAVLPAIRRNGTGRGPLFPSALVAGSFAPDITYFADTVVPGAMEFGSFTHTLAGIVTVNVAIAAVLVAVWALLREPLVALLPVRVRGRVHAFVRGQRWTRAAFGPSAWLWFAASGALGAATHVVWDAFTHHSRWGTELLPFLNRSVGGYPVFQFVQYGSSALALVVIGWFAVTGLRRAPAGPAPAEVPVLGRRERWGALGLLALCVLAGVVHRCARWYAHFGRVESPLDIIPTACFGAGAGLAAGLLLYGLGMLLWRGTRGPGRPVSVPDEPRTEARAGRR, from the coding sequence ATGCCGTTCACGCTCAGTCATGCCGCCGCCGTGCTCCCGGCGATCCGCCGCAACGGGACCGGCCGGGGGCCGCTGTTCCCCTCGGCCCTCGTCGCCGGTTCGTTCGCGCCCGACATCACCTACTTCGCGGACACGGTGGTCCCCGGGGCGATGGAGTTCGGGTCGTTCACGCACACCCTCGCCGGGATCGTCACGGTGAACGTGGCCATCGCCGCTGTGCTGGTCGCGGTCTGGGCGCTGCTGCGGGAGCCGCTGGTCGCGCTGTTGCCGGTACGGGTACGGGGGCGCGTCCACGCGTTCGTCCGGGGGCAGCGGTGGACGCGGGCCGCCTTCGGTCCGTCCGCCTGGCTGTGGTTCGCCGCCTCCGGCGCGCTGGGCGCGGCCACGCATGTGGTGTGGGACGCGTTCACCCACCACAGCCGGTGGGGCACGGAGCTGCTGCCGTTCCTGAACCGGAGCGTCGGCGGCTACCCGGTGTTCCAGTTCGTGCAGTACGGGAGTTCGGCGCTGGCCCTCGTGGTCATCGGCTGGTTCGCCGTCACCGGGCTGCGGCGGGCCCCGGCCGGGCCCGCGCCCGCGGAGGTGCCGGTGCTCGGCCGCCGGGAGCGGTGGGGTGCGCTCGGTCTGCTGGCGCTGTGTGTGCTGGCCGGTGTCGTTCACCGGTGCGCCCGCTGGTACGCCCACTTCGGCCGGGTGGAGAGCCCGCTCGACATCATCCCGACGGCGTGCTTCGGCGCGGGCGCGGGGCTGGCGGCCGGGCTGCTGCTGTACGGATTGGGGATGCTGCTGTGGCGGGGGACGCGGGGCCCCGGCCGCCCCGTGTCCGTACCGGATGAGCCCCGGACGGAAGCGCGGGCCGGCCGGAGGTAG